Part of the Apostichopus japonicus isolate 1M-3 chromosome 18, ASM3797524v1, whole genome shotgun sequence genome, cctcccccatgacaGCCATTCACTGTCGGGCGGAAATCTCAAACCCCCACCCCTTGGAGAAATCCTGCATCGATCCCCCCTGAAGATGACATAATAGAAGTAacaaattgaaaagaacaaaaagagtaacaggAGCTATAAACCCATTAGGCTGACAAAATGTCGCCCATTTCCAATGGGCCCTAGAGAAAACAAATTGCAATAAATAAAACACTGATCTGTAAAGGAGTATCAAAAGGTCAATTGCCCAATCTCTAGTTTTAAATACGTCGAGCATACTTTATCGAAAATTCGGCTTCCTTGTGGCAAACAAATTTGAGAACATGTTACAATGTTATATAAAAACGTTAAACGTTGAAATTGAAAGTTGATATAGGTCTTACCTCTGGGTGATGCCCTTTAATTGACACATTACATGATTGGTTTATACAGTTATATGACTTCATCAAATTGACATATGTAGCTTCAAAAGTTAACATGCATGGTACATCATTTCAGAGAAGCAGATCTAAATCTGAAATATCTACACTTTATGTACTTTTTACAGCAGATGTTTTGACATTTCTACATATCCTGGCATGTAATGGTCAACCATATCTAATATATCTGGATGTAATTCGTCTCGCTTTGGAATCGGTTTTTCAACGGAAAGAAATTTTACGCTTGAAAAcgctttcttgaaaatttggccTTGAGTCATCTTGTCATATAGGATATGTTCGAAGCCAGCAGTCCACTTGAAGACGATATCGTCCGAAGCATCCCATGAAAGGTAAGAATCCTTCCACGGGATCCCGATTTCGGCAAAGAGCTTCGGAAGGATCTTCTCAGGAGCTTTCAGGTATTGATCGCTATCTATCACCGGAGCTTTAGGATCAACGTTTTCACGTACGTGTTTCCACAACTCGAACATTTCATCTGCCTCTGTTTTCATGAGTAAATCTTCGGCGACGTCATAAGGAGCGTCAGCAGGTTTCCCTAGCACCCGTAAAATGTGAGCCCGATGGGAAGTCAGATATCGATGAGGATGGCGGATGAGAAAGACGTGTTTGATCGGAACCTAATGATAAATGAGACAATAATATAACATATGCGGTCTCAATAATTATCTTTCTAAAGAAAAGGTACACGTTTCATATACTAACAGCATGTCTATAGTTCTACTATATCTTACCTCACTGGAACACATAGTCATCTAATTTATTCCTCTTCAACGTAAAGGAAACATTAAGAACCTCCGCAATAACAATAAAGGTTTGAAAACTTCAACCAAATGTTAGCATGAATTGAACAGTAAGGATTCAATACTAATGACATGGAAGCATTGATCTTCAACCAGTCCACATCTGAATGAACTAATTCAAGACTTCAAGCATATTGATTACTTTGGAGGAGAATTGGgctatttgtatatatactcagtgacgtcgccagacatttctaACTTGGGGGCACTGGGGAGGCACATCACTTAATTaggggcacaatgtttatttgtgaatgccgtcctgggggaaggGTTTAAATGGAGGGGGTGTTGAGAAATTTTCGATAATTCAATGTCCTTAGATGAAATCTGGTGAATCTGGTGAAGTAacttatgttcaagaattttcaatGCATAATTGAGGCAGATATAGTTTTTTGTTTGAGAATtatttttaacactacaaatcgcatccGGGGGCGCCTGGGGGGCACGATATTTTGGGGAGGGCacgtgcaccccccccccaggccaccacctggcgacgccactgtttGGTCTACTAATGGACGCGCATCATCACTATACAGAATTCAGCCCATGAAATAGGAACTACAAAATATGTTAAGGAATGAACTATTTTCAAATTTGCATTGGAAATTTACATGCATTTCAGTGATGCATATGCGAAAGGTCATATTTGGCCATAACTACCTTACAGTGATTATTTTCTTGTAAGTTTGCGGCGCACTCTCACGAACTTCCCTACCCGGCCTTCAGAGGATCCGCTTTTTCCGGTTTATCGGAAAGAGAACAAACAGGTTTACGGGAGTCTTAATTACGGGCGCTCCAGCAACAATCCTAAGTTACCGGACAAGACAAGAGATCagccctccctccccctttccccttcTCCTCGAAGGTTGACGTAGTAAGTATTCAAAGACAGGACA contains:
- the LOC139958389 gene encoding uncharacterized protein, whose amino-acid sequence is MADINANEPVRVMLWAVPRSASTVFTKFMSFVDNVEVWQEPYVISHLFKSGWLSQWPELLSLSKQLYELYPEGKRGNLRPIETFTYESTKVGLERGAKDPNTKFIFVKDMAFTIHGHYEFMPQQVPIKHVFLIRHPHRYLTSHRAHILRVLGKPADAPYDVAEDLLMKTEADEMFELWKHVRENVDPKAPVIDSDQYLKAPEKILPKLFAEIGIPWKDSYLSWDASDDIVFKWTAGFEHILYDKMTQGQIFKKAFSSVKFLSVEKPIPKRDELHPDILDMVDHYMPGYVEMSKHLL